The Patescibacteria group bacterium genome has a segment encoding these proteins:
- the recO gene encoding DNA repair protein RecO — protein sequence MYTTNALVLRRISIREVDRLVVLYTSDYGKIEATVQGGSKIVSKLAGHLEPYSVVRVTIVNTRRGERVIGASLIKNYPRIISSLRTKAYADLVTELADRLTRTRLPDQAIWRLIGQTWAALNRQRNGTVADEQKMLLIVTAYLLKLLSLLGYGLEMEHCQRCERILPAMGNRLSLERGGAICQACQRLMPEWGGQTVPVTLFKLLRYLIRQSYAQIAAVKITHTQARHLADWRDSVISHHLDKPPRSLTFLQAMAAAKKSGK from the coding sequence ATGTACACAACCAACGCGCTGGTGTTGCGACGTATTTCCATACGCGAAGTTGATCGGTTGGTTGTGCTATACACGTCGGATTACGGAAAAATCGAAGCCACGGTTCAGGGTGGCTCAAAAATTGTCAGCAAACTAGCCGGACACCTCGAGCCATATTCGGTTGTGCGCGTAACGATCGTAAATACCCGGCGGGGTGAGCGTGTTATCGGCGCCAGCTTGATCAAAAACTATCCGCGTATCATATCGTCATTGCGCACCAAGGCCTATGCCGATTTGGTTACCGAACTGGCCGATCGGCTAACCAGGACGCGATTGCCGGATCAGGCCATCTGGCGCCTGATTGGACAAACATGGGCGGCGCTAAACCGGCAACGAAATGGCACGGTAGCAGATGAACAAAAGATGTTGCTGATTGTTACCGCCTATCTTTTGAAATTGTTATCCTTGTTGGGTTATGGCTTGGAAATGGAGCATTGCCAGCGCTGTGAGCGAATTTTACCGGCTATGGGAAACCGATTGTCGTTAGAGCGGGGCGGCGCAATTTGCCAAGCCTGCCAGCGTCTTATGCCGGAATGGGGCGGCCAAACCGTGCCAGTAACGCTTTTCAAATTATTACGGTATCTGATTCGTCAATCATATGCCCAAATAGCCGCCGTGAAAATTACTCACACCCAGGCTCGTCATTTGGCTGATTGGCGCGATAGCGTGATCAGCCACCACCTCGACAAACCGCCCCGCTCGTTGACTTTCCTGCAAGCTATGGCCGCAGCCAAAAAGTCCGGTAAGTGA
- the ileS gene encoding isoleucine--tRNA ligase produces the protein MAISNYSERELDILKRWQEQDIFNKTLAQTAQGKRFIFFEGPPTANGMPHIGHAQGRAFKDVICRYKTMRGFFVERKAGWDTQGLPVELEVEKQLKVSGKRDIEKYGIAKFNQACRDSVWKYTAEWKKLTERIGYWLDMEHPYITYEKPYIETLWWIFKQIWDKGLLIKDYKVVPQCPRCGTALSSHEVAQGYERVTDNAITVKFELVDEPGTFILAWTTTPWTLPGNVALAVGKDILYVKTNPNEKGERYVIASERYINSNNKPEILVGDDYSTDVGVGGVIKKGLENLTGAELIGKKYKPLFNNAVPKQTKGYDNAYKVYAADFVTTDEGTGIVHTAVMYGEDDYQLGEKIGLPKIHTVTPDGKFNELVPKWAGWPVKHKDKTTEEKTTQAIIDDLKSRGLLYKAEAYTHDYPFCWRCHTPLLYYAKDSWFIKMSALREKLLANNEQINWIPEYIKHGRFGEWLAEVKDWAVSRERYWGTPLPIWECTNKPACQEKVCIGSYEELNKLASRPLDKDFDPHRPFIDDVILTCQKCGGSMKRVPEVADAWFDSGCMPFAQWHYPFENQERIDKGLSYPADYISEAIDQTRGWFYTLLAIATVLGKETPYRNVICQAHVMDAKGKKMSKHIGNVTDPNKAIEEFGADTVRWFFLTTSQPGESKNYDPKSLTEIVRKNFMLLSNVLSFFKLYAGENKVTKKTPHLLDQWIMDLTYQLVDETTTHLDNYRITEAGRGITKFIDDLSTWYLRRSRDRFKDADQRDQAVDTLRHVLQILAKLLAPFAPFYADDLYQQTGGQKASVHLEAWPKLTHQPESDVLQQMATVRSVAETTHSLRSEAGIKVRQPLGNLVVTGAKLSKAFVGILSDEVNILKVRAEDELPSGPEWKIKMIGGIGIAINITITTELAAQGMVRELVRQTNSVRKQAGLTINDQVELYLQSDPSGLLDSLRPYLQKIKSDTLSREAHLDKLPADSQIQGEFKVEGGLIRIAIVK, from the coding sequence GTGGCCATTTCAAACTATTCTGAACGTGAACTCGATATCCTGAAACGTTGGCAGGAGCAGGATATATTCAATAAGACTCTGGCTCAAACCGCTCAGGGCAAACGTTTTATTTTTTTTGAAGGTCCGCCGACCGCCAACGGCATGCCGCACATCGGTCACGCCCAGGGTCGCGCTTTCAAAGACGTCATCTGCCGGTACAAAACGATGCGGGGTTTTTTTGTGGAACGCAAAGCCGGCTGGGACACCCAGGGTTTGCCGGTGGAGTTGGAAGTGGAAAAACAGCTCAAAGTATCGGGCAAGCGCGATATCGAGAAATATGGCATCGCCAAATTCAACCAGGCGTGCCGGGATAGCGTGTGGAAATATACCGCCGAATGGAAAAAGCTGACCGAGCGGATCGGCTATTGGCTCGATATGGAGCATCCATACATTACTTATGAGAAGCCATACATTGAGACGCTCTGGTGGATATTCAAGCAGATTTGGGATAAAGGATTGCTGATCAAGGATTACAAAGTGGTACCGCAATGCCCGCGTTGCGGCACGGCTTTGTCGTCGCACGAAGTAGCGCAAGGTTACGAAAGAGTGACGGACAACGCGATAACAGTGAAATTTGAATTAGTCGATGAACCAGGAACATTTATTCTAGCTTGGACGACGACGCCGTGGACGTTGCCAGGGAATGTGGCATTGGCTGTTGGAAAAGATATACTATATGTAAAAACAAACCCTAACGAAAAGGGCGAACGTTATGTAATTGCCTCAGAAAGATACATTAATTCGAATAATAAACCCGAGATACTAGTTGGTGATGATTATAGCACTGATGTTGGCGTTGGAGGAGTTATTAAGAAAGGTTTAGAAAATTTAACTGGCGCAGAACTTATAGGAAAAAAATACAAGCCACTTTTTAACAATGCGGTTCCCAAGCAAACGAAAGGATACGATAACGCCTACAAAGTTTATGCGGCGGATTTTGTTACTACGGATGAAGGAACCGGCATTGTTCACACCGCAGTTATGTATGGTGAAGACGACTATCAGCTTGGTGAAAAGATCGGATTACCAAAAATTCATACGGTCACACCCGATGGAAAATTCAATGAACTTGTTCCAAAGTGGGCGGGCTGGCCGGTCAAGCATAAGGACAAAACGACCGAGGAAAAAACTACCCAAGCCATCATTGATGATTTGAAGTCCCGAGGGCTGTTGTACAAAGCAGAAGCCTATACGCACGACTATCCATTCTGCTGGCGCTGTCACACGCCGTTGTTGTATTACGCCAAGGACTCCTGGTTCATCAAGATGTCGGCTTTACGCGAGAAGTTGCTTGCAAATAACGAACAGATCAACTGGATACCGGAGTACATCAAACACGGCCGGTTCGGCGAATGGCTGGCCGAAGTGAAAGACTGGGCGGTGTCACGCGAACGTTATTGGGGTACGCCTCTGCCGATCTGGGAGTGCACTAACAAACCCGCGTGCCAAGAAAAAGTTTGCATTGGTTCATACGAGGAATTGAACAAACTTGCTAGCAGACCATTAGACAAGGATTTTGACCCACATAGACCGTTTATCGACGACGTGATATTAACCTGTCAAAAATGCGGCGGTTCTATGAAGCGCGTACCCGAAGTGGCCGACGCCTGGTTTGATTCGGGATGCATGCCGTTCGCGCAGTGGCACTATCCATTTGAAAACCAAGAGCGCATTGATAAAGGTTTGAGTTATCCAGCCGATTATATCTCCGAAGCGATCGATCAAACCCGAGGCTGGTTCTATACATTACTGGCAATCGCTACGGTGCTGGGCAAAGAGACTCCATATCGCAATGTTATCTGCCAGGCCCATGTCATGGACGCCAAAGGCAAGAAGATGAGCAAGCATATTGGCAATGTGACTGACCCAAATAAGGCGATCGAAGAATTTGGCGCCGACACGGTACGCTGGTTTTTTCTGACTACCAGCCAGCCGGGTGAATCGAAGAATTACGATCCCAAGAGCCTGACCGAGATCGTGCGCAAGAATTTTATGTTGCTGTCCAATGTATTGAGCTTTTTCAAGCTATACGCCGGAGAAAATAAGGTCACGAAAAAAACGCCGCACTTGCTGGACCAATGGATTATGGATTTAACCTATCAGCTGGTCGATGAAACGACCACGCATTTGGATAATTATCGTATCACCGAAGCTGGCCGCGGCATAACCAAGTTCATCGATGACTTATCCACTTGGTATTTGCGCCGCAGCCGGGATCGATTCAAGGATGCCGATCAGCGCGACCAGGCGGTGGATACGCTGCGCCACGTGCTGCAAATATTGGCAAAATTGCTCGCCCCATTTGCGCCATTCTACGCCGATGATCTGTATCAACAAACCGGCGGTCAGAAAGCCAGCGTCCATCTAGAGGCTTGGCCGAAACTAACCCACCAGCCCGAATCGGATGTCCTGCAGCAAATGGCCACAGTTCGTTCGGTGGCTGAAACCACCCATTCGTTGCGGTCAGAAGCGGGCATCAAGGTCCGGCAGCCATTGGGTAATTTGGTGGTCACGGGCGCGAAGCTATCAAAAGCGTTTGTTGGTATTCTAAGCGACGAAGTAAATATCCTGAAAGTGCGGGCGGAAGACGAACTGCCCAGCGGTCCGGAATGGAAGATTAAGATGATTGGTGGTATTGGAATTGCCATAAATATTACCATAACCACCGAACTAGCTGCGCAGGGTATGGTAAGAGAATTAGTCCGCCAAACAAACAGTGTGCGCAAACAGGCCGGTCTAACGATCAATGACCAGGTGGAGCTGTATTTACAGTCTGATCCATCCGGTCTTTTGGACTCGCTGCGGCCGTATCTGCAGAAAATAAAATCGGACACACTAAGTCGGGAAGCACACCTCGACAAACTTCCCGCTGATAGTCAGATTCAAGGCGAATTCAAAGTTGAAGGCGGCTTAATCAGGATTGCCATCGTAAAATAA
- a CDS encoding response regulator, whose amino-acid sequence MANRKKLVLIAEAEQTFSRALNSRLVKAGYEVTTEIDGVRAHTSLKARMPDAIVLDCILPGIRGMDVLKMLKSSKRTKNIPVIFICETDDTTLVKESQKHGASASLRKGHDAIGQIIEEVTRLIQSK is encoded by the coding sequence ATGGCTAACAGGAAAAAGTTAGTATTAATTGCCGAAGCTGAACAAACATTCAGTCGTGCTTTAAATAGCCGATTGGTAAAGGCTGGCTACGAGGTGACAACAGAAATTGACGGGGTGCGTGCTCATACCTCGCTCAAAGCCAGAATGCCCGACGCAATCGTGCTTGACTGCATATTGCCGGGTATTCGCGGAATGGATGTGCTCAAGATGTTGAAATCTAGTAAACGGACCAAAAATATCCCGGTGATATTCATCTGTGAAACAGACGACACAACATTGGTGAAAGAGAGCCAAAAACACGGCGCATCGGCGTCATTACGAAAAGGACACGATGCCATCGGGCAAATTATCGAAGAAGTTACGCGTCTGATTCAATCCAAGTAA
- a CDS encoding response regulator, translated as MKKVLIVEDETPIRNEYVQAARRAGFDVIEASDGEAAINLAMNEAPDAMVLDIILPKKHGFDVLKEIRADDRTRAIPVIVMSNLAGGDNETKAMSLGAQAYIVKTPGQTQPVIDWLLNKLK; from the coding sequence ATGAAAAAAGTCCTGATAGTTGAAGACGAAACACCTATACGCAATGAATACGTCCAGGCAGCGCGCCGGGCCGGTTTTGACGTGATTGAGGCCAGCGACGGTGAGGCGGCCATAAATCTAGCCATGAATGAAGCACCTGACGCGATGGTGTTGGATATAATTTTGCCCAAGAAACACGGCTTCGACGTATTGAAAGAGATTCGAGCCGATGACCGAACGCGCGCCATACCAGTCATTGTCATGTCCAATCTAGCCGGTGGCGATAACGAAACCAAGGCGATGAGTCTGGGCGCTCAAGCATATATTGTCAAAACACCCGGCCAGACTCAGCCAGTCATTGATTGGTTGCTCAATAAGCTAAAGTAG
- a CDS encoding FtsX-like permease family protein, translated as MKLIDYFIIAFRNLSRRKLRSFLTIIAVVIGSVSVIVMISLVIGARNVFMQQLESMGALTMVTVSRSDEISSGGPNLQLGGGDSNSLNGTKLDDAIVDKVKAIPHVTGVSPSVSLWDFETISLLGDTKKYRPDIIAIEPNGTLRLDAMAGRTLQSNDLRKILLSAGLAKKFGYKDNPEQLVGKKVILTAKGYYTGDGVDVKKPPVNADENWWKEQENQIREVEAEIIGVASSGMNDSQSYVSLDWARLVQTRRNWKYDDAKRKELEQQRQAEDEVLKQQEKRGGARIDWEARNLEWQQQMPDLMVLETTNQITENGYGSILANVDDMNNVEDVAKQVEALGVGASTAKDFLDSLSQLLKVAGLILGAIGGVSLGVAAIGIINTMVMATYERTKEIGVMRACGATKATVRQLFTFEAALLGFWGGVIGLAISFGLAMLGNYFGNQYLTSQNISLSNIITFPWWLILGVVGFTTFIGTLAGLYPASRASRLNPVEALRYE; from the coding sequence ATGAAACTTATCGATTATTTCATCATCGCTTTCCGGAATCTGAGTCGGCGTAAGTTGCGATCATTTCTAACGATTATAGCGGTCGTAATCGGTTCAGTTTCAGTCATTGTGATGATTTCGCTAGTGATAGGGGCTCGAAATGTTTTTATGCAGCAGCTGGAATCAATGGGAGCCCTAACCATGGTGACCGTGTCACGCAGTGATGAGATTTCTTCCGGCGGTCCCAACCTTCAATTAGGGGGCGGCGACAGCAATAGCCTAAATGGAACAAAATTGGACGACGCCATCGTTGATAAAGTAAAGGCAATTCCACACGTTACCGGCGTTAGTCCAAGCGTCAGTCTTTGGGACTTTGAAACCATCAGCTTGTTAGGGGACACAAAAAAATACCGCCCCGACATTATCGCGATTGAACCCAATGGCACATTGCGACTGGACGCCATGGCCGGACGGACCTTACAGTCCAACGATCTGCGCAAAATACTATTAAGCGCCGGATTGGCCAAGAAATTTGGTTATAAAGACAATCCCGAACAGCTGGTTGGCAAAAAAGTCATACTTACAGCAAAGGGTTACTATACAGGTGATGGAGTCGACGTAAAAAAGCCGCCAGTTAATGCTGATGAAAATTGGTGGAAAGAGCAAGAGAATCAAATACGTGAAGTCGAGGCAGAAATAATTGGAGTGGCCAGTTCGGGTATGAATGACTCACAGAGTTACGTGAGCTTAGATTGGGCGCGCCTGGTTCAGACTCGGCGCAATTGGAAATATGACGACGCCAAACGCAAAGAATTGGAACAACAGCGTCAGGCTGAAGATGAAGTGCTAAAACAACAAGAAAAAAGGGGTGGCGCAAGAATCGACTGGGAGGCTCGGAATCTCGAGTGGCAACAACAAATGCCCGACTTAATGGTGCTCGAAACCACTAACCAAATTACAGAAAACGGTTATGGCTCAATTCTGGCCAATGTGGACGATATGAATAATGTTGAAGACGTAGCTAAGCAGGTCGAGGCGTTGGGAGTCGGCGCGTCGACCGCCAAAGATTTTCTCGATAGTTTAAGCCAGCTACTGAAAGTGGCCGGGTTGATTCTGGGAGCGATCGGCGGAGTCTCGCTGGGGGTGGCCGCGATTGGAATTATCAACACGATGGTAATGGCCACTTATGAACGTACCAAAGAGATCGGCGTTATGCGAGCCTGCGGTGCCACCAAAGCCACCGTGCGTCAGCTGTTCACGTTCGAAGCAGCCTTGCTGGGATTCTGGGGTGGGGTTATCGGGCTGGCGATTAGTTTTGGCCTAGCGATGCTGGGAAACTATTTTGGCAATCAGTATCTCACGAGCCAAAACATATCGCTATCGAATATCATCACGTTTCCATGGTGGTTAATATTAGGCGTGGTTGGATTTACTACTTTCATCGGAACATTGGCCGGTTTGTACCCCGCATCCAGGGCTTCACGATTGAATCCGGTGGAAGCGTTGAGATACGAATAA
- a CDS encoding ABC transporter ATP-binding protein, with the protein MIQLSGVTKTYKMGDETIYALNKVNLVVEKGEFIAIVGPSGSGKSTLANVIGGLDSPNSGKVVVEGEDLASRNDHDLSKYRNKKVGFIFQTFNLQPGYTALENVTIPLIFGRISPSKRKKRAEECLKMVGLGNRMKHRPNQLSGGQRQRVCIARALANDPEIIIADEPTGNLDTQKGAEIVALLKELNKKKNITLIVITHDTSVAKQADRVLTIQDGQIKQSR; encoded by the coding sequence ATGATCCAACTAAGCGGAGTCACCAAAACGTACAAAATGGGTGATGAAACTATTTACGCACTGAATAAAGTTAACTTGGTTGTGGAAAAAGGTGAGTTTATCGCGATAGTCGGGCCATCTGGGTCGGGTAAATCAACCCTGGCTAATGTTATTGGCGGCTTGGACTCACCCAACTCTGGCAAGGTAGTTGTTGAGGGCGAAGATCTGGCGTCACGTAACGATCACGATTTATCAAAATATCGCAATAAGAAAGTCGGATTTATCTTTCAGACTTTTAATTTGCAGCCGGGATATACCGCGCTGGAAAATGTCACGATACCGCTCATCTTTGGACGAATTTCACCATCAAAACGGAAAAAACGCGCTGAAGAATGCTTGAAAATGGTAGGCCTGGGCAACCGCATGAAACATCGACCTAATCAACTATCGGGTGGTCAACGTCAGCGGGTCTGTATTGCTCGGGCATTGGCCAACGATCCGGAGATTATTATTGCCGATGAACCGACCGGAAATTTAGATACGCAAAAAGGCGCAGAGATTGTGGCGCTATTGAAAGAGTTAAATAAGAAAAAGAACATCACATTGATTGTGATAACACACGATACATCGGTGGCCAAGCAGGCGGATCGCGTTCTGACAATCCAAGATGGTCAGATCAAACAAAGCCGCTAA
- a CDS encoding ZIP family metal transporter — protein sequence MLQAILYGGISGSALVLGALVALHYKFKQKTVAAIMAFGAGVLICALTFGLVDSAYSHGGFDASIGGFLAGGVVFILGDYWLHIYGGRKHKRRQLFQSKKSSSGSVITLGAVLDGIPESIALGVALYNGSGAGTLMLVALFLSNFPESVSSVPGLFKEKFSRGRVLGLWLIVGAVTVLVTVASFLVLKDVDPNIIGWLEAFAGGAILAMLADSMIPEAFEEGGASIGILTVFGFLVAFVISRF from the coding sequence ATGCTGCAAGCGATACTTTACGGAGGAATAAGCGGTAGCGCTCTGGTACTGGGCGCGCTGGTGGCGCTGCATTATAAATTTAAGCAAAAAACAGTTGCGGCCATTATGGCCTTTGGCGCCGGAGTGTTAATATGCGCTTTGACTTTTGGCTTGGTTGACTCAGCCTATTCCCATGGCGGCTTTGACGCGTCAATTGGCGGCTTCCTGGCTGGCGGCGTTGTGTTTATACTCGGAGACTACTGGCTCCACATATACGGCGGTCGCAAACATAAGCGCCGACAACTTTTCCAATCTAAAAAGTCGAGCAGCGGCAGCGTCATTACGTTGGGGGCGGTTTTGGATGGCATACCGGAATCAATCGCTTTGGGGGTGGCTCTATATAACGGTTCTGGAGCCGGCACCCTGATGCTGGTGGCACTGTTTCTGTCCAATTTTCCCGAAAGCGTTTCGTCTGTGCCTGGCTTGTTTAAAGAAAAATTTAGTCGCGGACGGGTGCTGGGTCTGTGGCTGATTGTGGGCGCGGTCACCGTTTTGGTGACGGTGGCCAGTTTTCTGGTGTTAAAAGACGTGGATCCAAATATAATTGGTTGGTTGGAAGCATTTGCCGGCGGCGCCATATTGGCAATGTTAGCTGACAGCATGATACCGGAAGCGTTCGAAGAGGGGGGAGCATCGATTGGTATTCTGACCGTTTTTGGGTTTTTAGTGGCGTTTGTAATTTCGAGGTTTTAA
- a CDS encoding glycosyltransferase family 1 protein yields the protein MRIGIDCRTILNPKGGERAGVGYYTYFLVKSLLATSKQNDFVLFFDSRFHKTKEFEQPNVKIRHFPFSQYKRFLPFSYSHMLISAILDREKLDIYHSPANVLPYLYRRPSVVTVHDLAIYQHPEWFPKRQKFSTSVLVPRSLQRARRIIAVSEATKNDIIRTFKVEPKKISVIYEGVNKEKSQLTAEGVAYKYDIKLPYVLYVGTIEPRKNIDRLVKAYRSVVTKHPSLAKYQLVLAGHRGWKSTEVFQLLSDPAWHERIKYLNYIPHDDKISLIAGAAVFVFPSLYEGFGLPVLEAMALGVPVITSNTSSLPEVAGTAALPVNPRSDRAIADGLVKLLKSNLLREQLSRAGLEQTKKFGWLKCARETLRVYQDAVKAK from the coding sequence ATGCGCATTGGCATCGATTGCCGGACAATCTTAAACCCCAAAGGCGGGGAGCGCGCCGGTGTCGGATACTACACCTACTTTTTAGTAAAATCATTACTTGCCACAAGCAAGCAGAATGATTTTGTATTATTTTTTGATAGTCGGTTTCATAAGACTAAAGAGTTTGAACAGCCGAATGTTAAAATAAGGCATTTTCCGTTTTCGCAGTATAAACGTTTCCTGCCGTTCAGCTACTCGCATATGTTAATCTCGGCCATCTTGGATCGGGAAAAACTTGATATATATCATTCCCCGGCCAATGTGCTGCCATATCTTTATCGACGCCCATCAGTTGTGACAGTGCACGATTTGGCGATATACCAGCATCCGGAATGGTTCCCCAAGCGACAGAAATTCAGCACGTCAGTGCTGGTGCCGCGCAGTCTGCAGCGGGCGCGTCGGATTATCGCGGTTTCCGAAGCCACTAAAAATGACATAATTAGGACGTTTAAAGTCGAGCCTAAGAAAATCTCCGTAATATACGAGGGCGTCAACAAAGAAAAGAGCCAATTAACTGCCGAGGGGGTGGCTTACAAATATGATATTAAACTGCCATATGTTTTGTATGTCGGCACCATAGAACCGCGCAAAAATATTGATCGTTTAGTCAAGGCATACCGTTCGGTAGTAACCAAGCATCCCAGTTTAGCCAAGTACCAATTGGTATTGGCGGGTCATCGCGGTTGGAAAAGTACGGAAGTATTTCAGCTGCTTTCGGATCCGGCCTGGCATGAGCGAATTAAATATCTCAATTATATACCGCACGATGACAAAATATCTCTGATTGCCGGTGCGGCGGTATTTGTTTTTCCCAGCCTATATGAAGGGTTTGGCCTGCCGGTTTTGGAGGCAATGGCTTTAGGCGTGCCCGTAATTACCTCGAATACGTCATCATTACCGGAAGTGGCTGGTACAGCTGCGCTGCCGGTAAATCCCAGAAGCGATCGGGCTATCGCCGACGGGTTAGTCAAGCTGTTAAAGTCCAACTTGTTGAGAGAACAATTATCCAGGGCTGGCTTGGAGCAAACTAAAAAATTTGGTTGGCTAAAGTGTGCCCGGGAAACCCTGCGAGTTTATCAAGACGCTGTCAAGGCTAAATAA
- the argS gene encoding arginine--tRNA ligase translates to MIKQEIATQLKRVIKSRWPDQAKTFTDGQILRTVDFTKDDRYGDLASSLPLQLARQLARPPLEIAEEIIRGFSKSFQQKFNAIEIALPGFINFTISKVWLGQRVKEINSAPTTFGRGKTARPEKIQVEFISANPTGPIHLGNGRGGFTGDVLANVLSSQGHAVRREYYINDVGNQVDILAESVIRRYFQMQGLQIDYPERCYQGEYVKDAAAKIDLGSAKLGDINRLKTKVKQKILKLMVADIQRVTEQKFKIKFHVWFNESQLYQKKTVKKLLDQLKEKDLVYRQEGALWLRTTQYGDDKDRVLIKSNRDYTYFMSDIAYHWNKFVERKFDRVIDFWGADHQGHVKRMYAVKEALAISGQLDFVIVQMVRLISGGQEVKMSKRSGTFVTLEELVDDVGLDVARFFFLMRASDTHMDFDLDLAKEKSEKNPVYYVQYAHARICSIMKKDEIRRALRKPNNDALSYDHKAEMDLIRELIKLPDLLSDIAVTYEVQRLPFYAIKLAELFHNFYTQCRVIEDGRVNYSRLALIKATRIVLQQSLKLMGVTAPIAM, encoded by the coding sequence ATGATAAAGCAAGAAATTGCCACCCAACTCAAGCGAGTGATCAAATCACGCTGGCCGGATCAAGCTAAAACTTTTACTGATGGCCAAATTCTCCGGACGGTTGATTTTACCAAAGACGATCGATACGGTGATTTGGCTTCAAGTCTGCCGCTCCAGCTGGCTCGGCAACTAGCGCGGCCGCCGTTAGAGATTGCCGAAGAAATCATTCGGGGTTTTTCTAAGTCATTTCAACAAAAGTTTAACGCTATCGAAATAGCGCTGCCCGGATTTATAAACTTTACGATCAGCAAGGTTTGGCTGGGTCAGAGGGTAAAAGAGATAAACAGTGCGCCAACTACATTTGGACGCGGGAAAACGGCGCGACCAGAAAAAATCCAGGTCGAGTTTATCTCTGCCAATCCTACCGGACCCATCCATCTGGGCAATGGACGCGGCGGTTTCACGGGCGATGTGCTAGCCAATGTCTTAAGCAGCCAGGGCCATGCCGTGCGCCGGGAATATTACATAAACGATGTGGGCAACCAAGTTGATATTCTAGCCGAATCGGTGATTCGACGATATTTTCAAATGCAGGGATTGCAGATCGATTACCCGGAACGTTGCTATCAGGGCGAGTATGTCAAAGACGCCGCGGCAAAAATCGATCTCGGTAGTGCCAAGCTGGGCGATATAAATCGTCTCAAAACCAAAGTCAAACAGAAAATACTTAAATTAATGGTGGCTGATATTCAGCGAGTCACCGAGCAGAAATTTAAGATAAAGTTTCATGTTTGGTTCAACGAGAGCCAGCTTTACCAAAAGAAGACGGTAAAGAAACTCTTGGACCAGCTGAAAGAAAAAGATCTGGTATATCGGCAGGAAGGCGCACTATGGTTGCGAACGACCCAATACGGCGACGACAAGGATCGAGTGCTGATAAAGTCCAATCGTGATTATACTTATTTTATGTCGGATATTGCCTATCACTGGAATAAGTTTGTCGAACGTAAGTTTGATCGCGTTATCGACTTTTGGGGAGCCGATCACCAGGGTCACGTCAAACGAATGTATGCCGTTAAAGAAGCCTTGGCAATTTCTGGACAGCTGGACTTTGTGATTGTCCAGATGGTGCGTCTAATTTCCGGAGGGCAGGAAGTAAAAATGTCCAAACGCAGCGGCACCTTTGTTACCCTAGAAGAGCTGGTCGATGACGTGGGTCTGGACGTGGCGCGCTTTTTCTTTCTCATGCGGGCCAGTGATACTCATATGGATTTTGACCTGGACTTAGCCAAGGAAAAATCGGAGAAAAATCCGGTGTATTATGTTCAATATGCGCATGCCCGAATCTGTAGTATAATGAAAAAGGATGAAATCCGCCGCGCCCTGCGGAAACCGAATAATGACGCCCTATCCTACGATCACAAGGCCGAGATGGATCTGATCCGAGAGCTGATAAAGTTGCCCGATCTGTTAAGCGATATTGCCGTTACTTACGAAGTACAGCGACTGCCTTTCTACGCGATAAAGTTGGCCGAATTATTTCACAATTTCTACACGCAATGTCGCGTGATTGAAGATGGTCGGGTGAATTATTCCAGGCTGGCGTTGATCAAGGCGACTCGAATCGTGCTGCAGCAGAGCCTGAAGCTAATGGGCGTAACCGCGCCTATTGCCATGTGA
- the smpB gene encoding SsrA-binding protein SmpB has product MSTLAANKTAHYNYEILDEYEAGIVLTGPEVKSAKLGQVNLKGSYVSIRPDGAWLVNCQISPYKPAHQHQIAYVPTHERRLLMRRDELRRFVGKSALPGLTVIPISLYTKGSLVKVKIGIGRGKRKIDKRETIKKREVDRRLRRITAR; this is encoded by the coding sequence ATGTCAACTCTGGCTGCCAACAAAACCGCTCACTACAACTACGAGATCCTCGATGAATACGAGGCCGGTATTGTTTTGACTGGCCCCGAAGTAAAATCAGCCAAGTTGGGGCAAGTCAATCTCAAGGGTAGCTACGTTTCAATTCGCCCCGATGGTGCCTGGTTGGTAAATTGCCAGATTTCACCCTACAAACCCGCCCACCAGCATCAAATAGCTTACGTCCCGACTCATGAACGCCGATTGCTGATGCGACGTGATGAGCTGCGCCGTTTCGTTGGTAAAAGCGCCCTGCCAGGCTTGACAGTGATACCGATTTCTCTGTATACTAAGGGCAGTTTGGTTAAGGTAAAAATTGGCATCGGACGCGGAAAACGCAAGATTGACAAGCGGGAAACGATCAAAAAACGCGAAGTCGACCGCCGCCTCCGCCGCATTACAGCCCGTTGA